The nucleotide window GGCGGCAGGTGTGACAGCTGAATCAGCCGCACACCTTCACGTCGAGTCATCAGCCGACCACGTCCAGGTGGCATCAGCGTGGGCCGGATCGGGCCGATGAGCGTGCCCTCGTCGCTCGGCCCCGACATCACCAGGCCCGGCGAGGACAGCTCGCGCAGCCGCTGGATGACCGGGTCGTACATCGCCCGGCTCGCGCCGCCGGCCCGCCGCGTCACGACCAGGTGCAGGCCGACGTCGCGGGCCTGCGGCAGGTATTCCATGATCGGCTCGAGCGGGTTTGTCGGGCCCGACGCGACCAGGTCGTAGTCGTCGACGAGCACGAACAGCTCCGGGCCGTTCCACCACGACCGCTCGCGCAGTTGCTGCGCCGTCACGTCGGGGCCGGGCAGGCGGCGCTCCATGTAGCCCGCGACGGACTCCATCAGCTCGAGCGTCTTCTGCGCCTGGATGCCGTACCCGATGCGGTGCTCGGACTCGGGCAGGTCCATCAGGCTCCGCCGGTAATCGACAAGGATGAGCCGGGCCTGCTCGGGCGCGAACCGCCGCATGACCGAGGTGGCGAGCGCACGCAGGAACGAGGACTTGCCGCACTCGGCGTCGCCGAAGAGCAGGAAGTGCGGGTCGCCAGCGAAGTCGATCTCGACGGGCTGTAGGTCCGACTCGGCGATGCCGATCGGCAGGCGCAGGCCGGTCGACCGCGCCAGGTCGATGTCCGCGTACGGCAGGGACGGCGGCAGCAGGCGCACCCGCGGCGCCGGCGCACCGGACCAGTTGGTGGCGATCAGCTTGACCAGCTCGGCCGTCTCGCCGGTCGCGCTCAGCTCGGGGCGCACGGTCAGCAGGTGCAGGCTCTTGTTCTTGTCCGTCGGGTGCTCGACGAGGCCACGCCCTGGCTTCTCCGGCACGTTCACCGCGGACCGCCGGTTGACCATCGAGTCGCTCGGGTCGCCGAGGCGCAGCTCGACCCGGGAGCCGAAGAGGTCGCGGATCGCCGGCCGGTAGTCCATCCACCGCGGCGCGCTGGTGACCACGTGTATGCCGTAGGACAGGCCGCGGGTGGCGATGTCGGTGATGACGCCCTCGAGCTCGTCGTAGTCCTGTCGCAGCGTCGACCAGCCGTCGACCACGAGGAACACGTCGCCGAACGGGTCGGTGTCCGCGCCGTTGTTGAGCCCGGCCTGCGCCGCCCGCCGCCGCCGGTACGACGACATGGAGTCGACGCCGAGCTCGCCGAAGAGCCGCTCCCGGTCGTTGAGCAGGGTGGAGACCTCGCCGACGGTGCGCCGGACGCCGACCGAGTCGAGCCGGCCGTACACGCCGCCGACGTGCGGCAGGTCCTTGAGCGTGCCCAGCGAGCCGCCGCCGAAGTCGAGGCAGTAGACCTGCACCTCGGCCGGGGTGTGCGTGAGCGCCAGCCCGCAGATCAGCGAGCGCAGCGCCGTCGACTTGCCGGACTGCGCGCCGCCGACGACCGCGACGTGACCGGCGCCCCCGCCGAGCTGTAGCCACATCACGTCGCGCACCTGCTCGCGCGGCTTGTCGATCAGGGCGATCGGCACCTGGAGGGCGCCGTGCAGCTCGGGGTTCGCGAAGGCCAGGCCGCGGACCGGGTCGATGGTGATCGGGCCGAGCAGCTCGTCCAGCGCCACGGACGTGTTCAGCGGCGGCAGCCAGACCTGGTGCGCCGGCGGACCCTGGCCGCCGAGCCGGCCCACCATGACGTCCAGCAGGCTCTCGCCCTCCGGGGTCTCCTCGGGCTCGGGCTGGGCGGGCCGCACCGGCTTGGGCGCCGGCAGGTAGTGCGTGGAGTAGGACAGCACCTGCGGTGCCGAGCCCTCGCCGGCCGCGCCGGCGCCGAGGCCGCCCGCCTTGCGGACCGCGCCGGACACGTAGGCGGCCTTGAACCGGATCAGCGGCTCGGTGCCGAACTTGAGGTAGCCGTGCCCGGGCGAGCGGGGCAGCTCGTACGCGTCCGGCACGCCGAGCACGGCCCGCGACTCCAGCGCCGAGAAGGTCCGCAGGCCGATCCGGTACGACAGGTGGGTGTCCAGGCCGCGCAGCCGGCCCTCCTCGAGGCGCTGGCTGGCCAGCAGCAGGTGCACGCCGAGCGAGCGGCCCAGCCGTCCGATCTGGACGAACAGGTCGATGAAGTCGGGCTTCGCCGAGAGCAGCTCGGAGAACTCGTCGCAGATGACCAGCAGCGACGGCAGCGGCGGCAGCGCGGCGCCGCCCGCACGGGCCTTCTCGTAGTCGCGCAGGCTGGCGTAGTTGCCGGCCTTGCGCAGCAGCTCCTGGCGCCGGATCAGCTCGCCGTCGATGGCGTCGACCATGCGGTCGACGAGCGGGAGCTCGTCGGCGAGGTTGGTGATGACGGCGGCGGTGTGCGGCAGCCGGTCCAGCGAGGAGAACGTCGCGCCGCCCTTGAAGTCGACGAGCACGAAGTTCAGTGTCTCGGAGGAGTGCGTCGCGGCGAGCGCCAGCACCAGCGTGCGCAGCAGCTCGGACTTGCCGGAGCCGGTGGCGCCGATGAGCAGGCCGTGCGGGCCCATGCCGTCCTGCGCCGACTCCTTGAGGTCGAGCTCGATCGCGCCGCCGTCGGCGCCGAGGCCGATCGGCACCCGCAGCTTGTCCCGGTTGGGCCGGGGCAGCCAGGCCTGCGCGACGCTGAACGAGTCGGGGTCGCCGAGGTTGAGCAGCTCGGCCAGGCCCATCTCGGCGGCCAGCGGGGTGTCGGAGGACTTCGACATGGCGGCGAGGCGCAGCGGCGCCAGCCGCCGGGCGACCGCCTCTGCCTGCTCCTCGCTGAGCCGGTCCGGCGTGCCGACGTCGGCCGCGTGGTCCATCGCGTACGTGTGCAGCTCGCGCCGCCCCGCGCCGCCCGGCCGCACCTCGAGGACGAGCAGCGAGCGGTCGAGCAGGCGCGGCGGCACGTCGTCGAGGTCGAGCACCGTGACGCCGTCGATGCCGTCGTCGAGCTGGGTGGCGCCCTTGAGGTCGGCGCCGTCCAGCACGATCACGACGTGCGGGCCGCTGGTGCTCACGCCGGCCGGGTTGAACCGGGGCCGGTTGCCGATCACGTCCTCGAGCAGCTTCTCCAGGTCGGGACCGGCGCTGGCGACGAGGCGCACCGGGCCGAGCCGGTCGGTCCGGGACGGGTGCAGGTTGTGCGGCAGCCACTTGACCCATTCCCACATCGCGCGGCGCTCGGGGCCGGCGCAGACGGCGATGATCAGGTCGTCGGGCGCGTGGAAGACGGCGAGCTGGGTGAGCACGGCCCGGGTCAGTGCGCGCGCGTCGGCCGCGCCGGCGGTGCCCTGGCCGCGCATGAAGACGCGCGCGAAGCCGCGCAGCGACACCGCCACCGGCAGGTCCGGCACCACGGAGTAGGCGTCGAGGAACCGGCGCAGCGCGCCCGCGGTCATCGGCTCGAGGTCTTCGAGCGGCCGGGTCACCGGCGGGATCAGCGGGGTGGCCAGGGTCTGCGGGCCGACGGCGAGCCGGACGACGCCGAAGTCGGGATCGGCCGAGCGGCGCTCCCAGACCCGGTGGCTGTCGGCGGTCGACCAGAGCTGCGCCGGGTCGGGATGGCGGTAGAAGAGTCCGATCCGCTGCCGGCTCGCGGTGTCGCGGACCCGGCGGCGCAGGCTGGAGAGGTGGCGCAGGTACTCGCGGCGGGCGGCCATCATCTCGGCCTTCTTCGGCGCGCCGCCGCCGCCGAACGAGGTGGCGAGCATGGCGAGGGAGGAGACGCCGAAGAGGCCACCGACCACGTAGGAGAAGGCGCCACCACCGCCGCGGCCCATCATCATGGCCATCGCCACCGAGCCGCCGAGCATCGGCAGCACCATCATCGCCTGCGTCCAGCGGCCGCCGACCGCCTGCGGGATCTCGGGCGGCGGGTCGACGGCGAGCTCACCGGTCGGGATCTCCGGCGCCGGCCGGCGAGCCGCTCGCTTGATCACCACCGTGCTCATTCCGAACTATCCCCTTCATCCGCAACCACGAGCCTTGTGTGTTAGATCCACATAGGCGGGTGGTGGCATGCCCCGTCCACAGGACCGGCGACCGGTCACCGCGCAGGCCCCATGGTAGGTAAAGTCGCCCTGGTTCCGCAGCCTCGGCATCGTCGACGGGAAATAAACACCATGATCGATCGCACCGGGCGCCACCCAGCCGCGCTGGATCACGGCCCGGGGCGTGCGGGCATGCGAAGGGCGGGTTCAGCATGACCGTTGGTTTGGCACGGGTCACGATCAGTGCACCGCAGCGCCGGGTCGATGTCGCGCTGCCCGAGCACGTGCCGCTCGCCGAGCTGCTGCCCGAGGTGCTGCGGCACGCGGGCGAGGGTCTCGCCGACGACGGCGAGAAGCACGGCGGCTGGCTGCTGCGCCGCACCGACGGCGTCGCGCTCGCCACCTCGCAGGGCCTCTTCCCGCAGGGCGTCCGCGACGGCGAGGTGCTGCACCTGGTGCCGGCCCGCGACAACTGGCCCGAGCTGGAGTACGACGACGTCGTCGAGGCGATCGCCGAGGGCGCCCGGCGCCGCGGCACGATCTGGACACCGGCCGCCACCCGGACCGCCACGCTGGCCGGCTGCGCGGTGCTGCTCTCGTTCGGCCTGATCGCGGTGCTGGTGACCGGGCCTTCCCTGGGCGGCGCGGCCTTCTTCGGGCTCGGCGTCGGCCTGCTGCTCGCGCTCGCCGGCATCACGGCCTCCCGGGCGTACGGCGATGCGCGCGCCGGTGCGGTCCTCGGCGGCTGCGCCCTGCCGTACGCGTTCGCGGGCGGCGCCGCGCTGGTCTCCTCCGGCGACGGCGACCCGGTCGGCGTCCTCGCCCTGCTGCCCTGGATCGGCGGCCCCGAACTGCTCGCCGGGTCCATGGCGCTGCTGCTGGTCGCCGCGCTCTGCGGGGTCGGCGTCGCCGCCTCGTTCCGGGTCTTCGCCGCCGGCATCATGGTCGGCCTGTTCGGCGCACTCGCCGCGCTGACCGGCCTGGTCACCTCGGCGGCCGGCGCCGCGGCCGTGCTGCTGTCGGCGCTGGTCTGCGGCATCGGCGCGCTGCCGCTGCTGGCCATCCGGTTCGGCAAGATGCCGACGCCGCCGGTGACCCTGCCCACCGGCAGCGAGGCCGAGCAGGGCTTCACCGGCGCCGTGGCGGGCAACGCCGCCCTGGACGCCGCGCGGGAGCGCCCCGACCGGGCCCGGGTCTTCGCCGCGGTCAGCCGCACCGAGGAGCTGCTCACCGGCCTGCTGATCGGGCACGCGCTGCTCTGCGCGGGCACGTTCGTGGTGCTCGCCTCGTCCGGCGGGCTCTCCGCGCGGATCCTGATGGGCCTTGCCGTGGCGGCGCTGCTGCTGCGCTCGCGGCTCTTCGTGACGCTGCGCCAGCGGCTGCCGCTGATCTCGGCCGGGCTGTTCGGGCTCTTCGTGCTCGGCCTGGACCTGCTCTGGGGCGCCGGCGAGGCGATGCTGCTCGGCCTGGTCGTGACCACGCTGCTGATGGCGCTGGCGACCGTTGCCGCCGGCGCGACCTGGACCCGCCGGGCACCGTCGCCGTACCTCGGCCGCTTCGCCGACGTGCTGGACACCCTCGCCGTCGTGGCGGTCATCCCGGTGGCCTGCGCCGTCGTCGGCCTCTACGGCATGGCCAGCAACATCAGCATCTGAGCGAACGACAGACCCTGAGCGAACGACAGACGCGGCGGCCGGGCTCCCGCCCTACCGCCGCGTCGCCGTGAACGTCAGTGGCCCTCTTCGTGCTGCTCGGCGGCCTGCGCGCGCTTGAACGACGCGCGGATCTCCTCCTCGGCCTCGACCCGGCCGGTCCAGGTCGCGCCCTCGACCGACTTGCCGGGCTCGAGGTCCTTGTAGACCGTGAAGAAGTGCTGGATCTCCATCCGGTCGAACTCGCCGAGGTGGTGGATGTCGCGCAGGTGCTCCTGGCGCGGGTCCTCGTAAGGCACGCAGAGGACCTTGTCGTCGCGGCCCTTCTCGTCGGTCATCCGGTACATGCCGATCGCCCGCGAGCGCACGAGGCAGCCCGGGAACGTCGGCTCCTGGATCAGGACCAGGGCGTCCAGGGGGTCGCCGTCCTGCCCCAGGGTGCCTTCGATGTACCCGTAGTCGGCCGGGTACTGCGTCGCAGTGAAGAGCGTCCGGTCCAGCCGGATCCGGCCGGTCTTGTGGTCGACCTCATACTTGTTCCGCTGACCCTTGGGGATCTCAACCAAAACGTCGAAATCCATGGTTCGCTCCCTTGTTCAGCCCCGCAGTCGGACCCGGTGGGACGCGGCGACGGAGCGAGGGCGTGACAGAGCCCCCACAGGATCCGCGCGCGCCGGTGTGCCGGATGTTTGTAGTCTCCCCTAAGTCTGACGCCACGTACGGAGGAGGGGCTCGTGGGGAGGCAAGATTCACAGAACACTCCCGAGTACGACGGCGTGTCCGAGCCGGAGAAGGGTCGATCGCCGGTAGGGCGGGCTAGTGTGCCGCCGGCCACGCCGCAGGCTGAGTCGCAGGCCGAGGTGCCGGTCGGCCCGCCGCCCGGGTCGCCCACCAGGCCGCCTGGCGTGTCGCCCGCCGGCCCGCCGCCCATGTCGCCACTCAGGCCGCCCGCCGTCCCGCCGTCTGGGACGCCTGCCGGTCCGCCCCCCGTGTCGCCGCTCAGAGGGCTCGCCGGGCCGCCTCCTGTCCCACCTCCTGGGACGCCGGCCAATCTGCCGCCCGTGTCGCCGCTCAGGCCGCCCGCTGGGGCCCCGCCCGTGTCGCCGCTCAGGTCGTCGGCCGTGTCGCCCGCTCGGCCGCCTGCTGGACAGCAGCCCGGTTCGCCTGCCGGGCAGCATCCCGGAACGTCTGCCGGACAGCAGCCTGGGTCGCCTGCCGGGCAGCAGCCTTGGACGCCTGCCGGGCAGCAGCCCGGAACGTCTGCCGGACAGCAGCCTGGGTCGCCTGCCGGGCAGCAGCCTTGGACGCCTGCCGGGCAGCAGCCCGGAACGTCTGCCGGACAGCAGCCTGGGTCGCCTGCTGGGCAGCAGCCCGGAACGTCTGCCGGGCAGCATCCCGGAACGTCTGCCGGGCAGCAGCCTGGGTCGCCTGCTGGGCAGCAGCCCGGAACGTCTGCCGGGCAGCATCCCGGAACGTCTGCCGGGCAGCAGCCTGGGTCGCCTGCTGGGCAGCAGCCTTGGACGCCTGCTGGGCAGCAGCCCGGAACGTCTGCCGGGCAGCAGCCTGGGTCGCCTGCCGGGCAGCAGCCTTGGACGCCTGCTGGGCAGCAGCCTTGGACGCCTGCTGGGCAGCAGCCCGGAACGTCTGCCGGGCAGCAGCCTGGGTCGCCTGCCGGGCAGCAGCCCTGGACGCCTGCTGGGCAGCAGCCTTGGACGCCTGCTGGGCAGCAGCCCGGAACGTCTGCCGGGCAGCAGCCTGGGTCGCCTGCCGGGCAGCAGCCCTGGACGTCTGCTGGGCAGCAGCCCGGAACGTCTGCCGGACATCCCGGGTCGCCTGCTGGGCAGGAGTCTGGATCGCCTGGTGGGACGCCTGCCGGACCGCCCGCTCGGCCGTTGGTCGGGCCGTGGGTCGGGCCGCCTGCAAGGTCCGTAGCCCGGCCGCCTGCTGCCCCGCCCGCTGGGCCTCAGACTGCCCCGCCTGTCGGGCCTCAAGCCGCCCCGCACGTCGGGTCTCAGGCTGCCTCGGCCGCCGGGCCTCAAGCTGTGCCGCCCGTTGGGTCGGCGGCTGTGGCGCCTGTTCTGCCGCCTGGGTCGCCCGTCAGGCCGGCGGGTGGGCCTCCGCCCGGGTTCTCTGCCGCTCCGCCTGCCAGGCCGGAGGATGGGCCTCCCGGGCTTCCCGCCGCGCCGCCGGCTTCGTCGCCTTCCGGGTTCCCTGCCGCGCCGCCTGCCGCGCCGCCTGCCGCGTCGTCTTCCGGGTTCCGTGCCGCGTCGCCTGCCGCGTTGCCTTCTGGGCACGCTGGTGCGCCGCACGCCGCGTTGCCGCCCGGGGCGCTTGCCGGGCCGGGGTCGGCGGCGCCGCGCGCTGCCGGGAACACCTACGGTCGGGCCTCGGTCCCGCTCAACATCTCCGCGCCGCAGGCGCAGGGGACTCAGTCGCCACAGGGGTTGGCGCAGGCCCAGGTGCCTGTGGCCGGATCATCGGATCAGCCCGGCGGCGAATCCCACGGCCTTGGGGATCGCTCAGATCAAACGCCGGTAGCGGCGAAGCCGGGTGCTGGGCAGCGGCGTACCGTAATGGTTTCGCTTCTCTCCGTGGTCTTGCTTCTGGCTGTCGTGGCGGCCGCCTTCGTGGTCCGGCCTGGCCCGGTGGATGGCTGGCTGGCTGCCGACCCGACCACCGCGCCCACGGTCGCGCCGACGCCTGAGCCGACGCCGACGCCCGTGCTGGCTGCCGTCGGCACCTCCGGTGCCGCGCCGACCGCCGAAGGCGTCAAGGCTGCGATCGGGCCGCTTGTCGATGCCGCGGTGCTCGGACCGCGGGTCAACGTCTCGGTGGTCGACACCGTGACCGGTGAGTCGCTTTTTGCGCAGAATGCCGAGACCGGCACCGTCCCCGCCTCCACCACCAAGCTGCTGACCGCGGCGACCGTGCTGGCCGCGCGGGGCGCGGCCCACCGGCTGACCACCCGCGTGGTGGCCGGCGCGGAGCCCGGCGAGGTCGTGCTCGTCGGCGGCGGCGACCCGACGCTGTCGGTGGACGCCAAGGGGCAGTTCCCGGGCGCGGCCCGGCTCGACAAGCTCGCCGCGCAGGTCGAGAAGGCGATGGGCGCCCGGCCGATCACCAAGGTCATCGTCGACACCTCGCTGTACGAGGGCCCGCTGACCGCCAAGGGCTGGGACGGCGACGTCATCGGGGGTGGCCAGGTCGCGCGGATCCAGCCGCTGATGACCAACGCCGGGCGGATCAAGCCCGTGCACAACGAGTTCGGCGGCGATCCGCGCTTCGCCGACCCCGCCGGCGCGGCCGGGCGGGCCTTCGCCAAGCACCTCGGCCTGCCGGCGAGCGCGGTGAGCAAGGGCACGGCGCCCCCGGCCGGCGCACCGGCGGCGTCCTCCGCGGCGCCCTCGGCCGCCGCCACCCTGGTCGCCGGCGCCGAGCTGGGCAAGGTCGAGTCGCCGCCGCTGGTGCGCGTGGTCGACTGGATGCTTGAGCAGAGCGACAACGTGATCGCCGAGGCGATGGCGCGGCAGGTCGCGCTGGCCGCGGGCGCGGAGGCGTCGTTCGAGGGCGCCGCCACCGCGATGATCGCCAAGCTCGGCGAGCTGGAACTGTCCACGGGCGAGGTGAAGCTCTCCGACGGCAGCGGCCTGTCGCGGCAGAACAAGATCAGCCCGAAGCTGCTCACCGACGTGCTGAACCTCGCCGCCGGCGGGGAGCACCCCGAGCTGAGTGCCATGTTCGGCGGCCTGCCGGTGGCCGGCTGGTCCGGCACGCTGCAGCACCGTTTCGTCGTGCCGTCCGCGAACCAGGTCGGGCAGGGCCTGGTCCGGGCCAAGACCGGCTCGCTCACCGGTGTCAATGCCATCTCCGGCGAACTGGTCACCAAGGACGGCCGGCTGCTGGTCTTCGCGATCTTGGCGGACGCCACCGGCGAGTCCGTCGCCGCACGTCAGGCGCTCGACAAGATTGCGGCGAAGCTTGTCACCTGCGGGTGTAACTAGGGGTTTTCTCCGGGCCGCCCGGGGGCTTTCTCAGGGCGGCGCGGTGGAAACGCCCGAGTACGGTGGTCTGCATGGCGCAGTTCGTTGACTGGGATCTGGCCGCCGCCACCGCGGGCGCGCTGTCGAAATCCGGACCCGCGGTGTCCTACGAGGAAGCCATGCAGGTGGTCGCCCAACTGCGCGATCTGACCGACGAGGCCGCGGGCCACGTCGCGGCTTACACCGGGCTCACGCCCCAGATCGAGGCCCCGCCGGTGCGGGTCGTCGACCGCAAGGACTGGGCCGCGGTCAACATCTCCGGCCTCCGCGAGGTGATCATTCCCCTGGTCACCCGCCTCTCCGGCGGCAAGCAGCCGGGCGGGGTCGCCGACGCGATCGGCTCCCGGGTCACCGGCGTGCAGGCGGGCACCGTGCTGGCCTACCTCTCCGGCCGGGTGCTCGGGCAGTACGAGGTGTTCTCCTCCGAACCGGGCCAGCTGCTGCTGAACGCGCCCAACATCGTCGAGGTCGAGCGCAAGCTCGGCGCCGACCCCCGCGACTTCCGGCTCTGGGTCTGCCTGCACGAGGTCACCCACCGCACCCAGTTCACGGCCGTGCCGTGGATGCGCGGCTACTTCCTCGGCGAGGTGCAGGCGTTCGTCGACGCGTCGCAGAGCGGCGAGCACATCATCGAGCGGCTGCGCCGCGGCGTTGCCACGCTCTCCGACGCGCTGCGCGACCCGGACAGCCGGTCATCGGTCCTCGACATCGTGCAGACCCCGGCGCAGAAGGCGGTCCTCGACCGGCTGACCGCGCTGATGACGCTGCTGGAGGGGCACGCCGAGTTCGTCATGGACGGCGTCGGCCCCGAGGTCATCCCGTCGGTCGAGTCGATCCGCTCGAAGTTCAACCAGCGCCGCGCGGGCGGCAACCCGCTGGAGAAGGCGATCCGCCGGCTGCTCGGCATCGAGGTCAAGATGCGGCAGTACGCGGAGGGCCACAAGTTCGTGCATGGCGTCGTGGAACGGGTCGGCATGGCGGGCTTCAACAAGATCTTCAGCTCGCCGCTGACCCTGCCCCGGCTCGACGAACTGAGCGACCCGGACGCCTGGGTGGCCCGGGTCCACGGCCCGGTCGGC belongs to Amorphoplanes digitatis and includes:
- the dacB gene encoding D-alanyl-D-alanine carboxypeptidase/D-alanyl-D-alanine endopeptidase; protein product: MVLLLAVVAAAFVVRPGPVDGWLAADPTTAPTVAPTPEPTPTPVLAAVGTSGAAPTAEGVKAAIGPLVDAAVLGPRVNVSVVDTVTGESLFAQNAETGTVPASTTKLLTAATVLAARGAAHRLTTRVVAGAEPGEVVLVGGGDPTLSVDAKGQFPGAARLDKLAAQVEKAMGARPITKVIVDTSLYEGPLTAKGWDGDVIGGGQVARIQPLMTNAGRIKPVHNEFGGDPRFADPAGAAGRAFAKHLGLPASAVSKGTAPPAGAPAASSAAPSAAATLVAGAELGKVESPPLVRVVDWMLEQSDNVIAEAMARQVALAAGAEASFEGAATAMIAKLGELELSTGEVKLSDGSGLSRQNKISPKLLTDVLNLAAGGEHPELSAMFGGLPVAGWSGTLQHRFVVPSANQVGQGLVRAKTGSLTGVNAISGELVTKDGRLLVFAILADATGESVAARQALDKIAAKLVTCGCN
- the eccD gene encoding type VII secretion integral membrane protein EccD, which gives rise to MTVGLARVTISAPQRRVDVALPEHVPLAELLPEVLRHAGEGLADDGEKHGGWLLRRTDGVALATSQGLFPQGVRDGEVLHLVPARDNWPELEYDDVVEAIAEGARRRGTIWTPAATRTATLAGCAVLLSFGLIAVLVTGPSLGGAAFFGLGVGLLLALAGITASRAYGDARAGAVLGGCALPYAFAGGAALVSSGDGDPVGVLALLPWIGGPELLAGSMALLLVAALCGVGVAASFRVFAAGIMVGLFGALAALTGLVTSAAGAAAVLLSALVCGIGALPLLAIRFGKMPTPPVTLPTGSEAEQGFTGAVAGNAALDAARERPDRARVFAAVSRTEELLTGLLIGHALLCAGTFVVLASSGGLSARILMGLAVAALLLRSRLFVTLRQRLPLISAGLFGLFVLGLDLLWGAGEAMLLGLVVTTLLMALATVAAGATWTRRAPSPYLGRFADVLDTLAVVAVIPVACAVVGLYGMASNISI
- a CDS encoding inorganic diphosphatase, translating into MDFDVLVEIPKGQRNKYEVDHKTGRIRLDRTLFTATQYPADYGYIEGTLGQDGDPLDALVLIQEPTFPGCLVRSRAIGMYRMTDEKGRDDKVLCVPYEDPRQEHLRDIHHLGEFDRMEIQHFFTVYKDLEPGKSVEGATWTGRVEAEEEIRASFKRAQAAEQHEEGH
- the eccCa gene encoding type VII secretion protein EccCa; amino-acid sequence: MSTVVIKRAARRPAPEIPTGELAVDPPPEIPQAVGGRWTQAMMVLPMLGGSVAMAMMMGRGGGGAFSYVVGGLFGVSSLAMLATSFGGGGAPKKAEMMAARREYLRHLSSLRRRVRDTASRQRIGLFYRHPDPAQLWSTADSHRVWERRSADPDFGVVRLAVGPQTLATPLIPPVTRPLEDLEPMTAGALRRFLDAYSVVPDLPVAVSLRGFARVFMRGQGTAGAADARALTRAVLTQLAVFHAPDDLIIAVCAGPERRAMWEWVKWLPHNLHPSRTDRLGPVRLVASAGPDLEKLLEDVIGNRPRFNPAGVSTSGPHVVIVLDGADLKGATQLDDGIDGVTVLDLDDVPPRLLDRSLLVLEVRPGGAGRRELHTYAMDHAADVGTPDRLSEEQAEAVARRLAPLRLAAMSKSSDTPLAAEMGLAELLNLGDPDSFSVAQAWLPRPNRDKLRVPIGLGADGGAIELDLKESAQDGMGPHGLLIGATGSGKSELLRTLVLALAATHSSETLNFVLVDFKGGATFSSLDRLPHTAAVITNLADELPLVDRMVDAIDGELIRRQELLRKAGNYASLRDYEKARAGGAALPPLPSLLVICDEFSELLSAKPDFIDLFVQIGRLGRSLGVHLLLASQRLEEGRLRGLDTHLSYRIGLRTFSALESRAVLGVPDAYELPRSPGHGYLKFGTEPLIRFKAAYVSGAVRKAGGLGAGAAGEGSAPQVLSYSTHYLPAPKPVRPAQPEPEETPEGESLLDVMVGRLGGQGPPAHQVWLPPLNTSVALDELLGPITIDPVRGLAFANPELHGALQVPIALIDKPREQVRDVMWLQLGGGAGHVAVVGGAQSGKSTALRSLICGLALTHTPAEVQVYCLDFGGGSLGTLKDLPHVGGVYGRLDSVGVRRTVGEVSTLLNDRERLFGELGVDSMSSYRRRRAAQAGLNNGADTDPFGDVFLVVDGWSTLRQDYDELEGVITDIATRGLSYGIHVVTSAPRWMDYRPAIRDLFGSRVELRLGDPSDSMVNRRSAVNVPEKPGRGLVEHPTDKNKSLHLLTVRPELSATGETAELVKLIATNWSGAPAPRVRLLPPSLPYADIDLARSTGLRLPIGIAESDLQPVEIDFAGDPHFLLFGDAECGKSSFLRALATSVMRRFAPEQARLILVDYRRSLMDLPESEHRIGYGIQAQKTLELMESVAGYMERRLPGPDVTAQQLRERSWWNGPELFVLVDDYDLVASGPTNPLEPIMEYLPQARDVGLHLVVTRRAGGASRAMYDPVIQRLRELSSPGLVMSGPSDEGTLIGPIRPTLMPPGRGRLMTRREGVRLIQLSHLPPY
- a CDS encoding zinc-dependent metalloprotease, which codes for MAQFVDWDLAAATAGALSKSGPAVSYEEAMQVVAQLRDLTDEAAGHVAAYTGLTPQIEAPPVRVVDRKDWAAVNISGLREVIIPLVTRLSGGKQPGGVADAIGSRVTGVQAGTVLAYLSGRVLGQYEVFSSEPGQLLLNAPNIVEVERKLGADPRDFRLWVCLHEVTHRTQFTAVPWMRGYFLGEVQAFVDASQSGEHIIERLRRGVATLSDALRDPDSRSSVLDIVQTPAQKAVLDRLTALMTLLEGHAEFVMDGVGPEVIPSVESIRSKFNQRRAGGNPLEKAIRRLLGIEVKMRQYAEGHKFVHGVVERVGMAGFNKIFSSPLTLPRLDELSDPDAWVARVHGPVGLPS